The Acidobacteriota bacterium genome includes the window ACCATATTACCGGTGTTCTGGGTATCGTCCGCACATAATGCAACGCGCGTCGGAGAAAGGGCCGTTCCCGACGGAGATGATCGATTCGGAAGAAGATATGGCAGATCTGATTCGTCGGCGCGGCAACGAATACGGCTCGGTCTGAAAACGGCCGCGTCGGTGCGGTTGGTTCGATGCGGTCGCGACACGTTATCACGGCTGAGCTGAACGGGTTCGATTCTGTTGCTCTCACCAACCCCGACGTTCTCGACGCTCTCGAAGAGATCAAAGGTATGCGTCGGGTACGAGATCGACGGGCGACGCGTTGATACATTTCCGGCGGTTTCCAGTGAGTTAACAAAGATCAAACCGATCTACGAGACGCTGTCAGGCTGGATGTCCGATACGGTTGGAACGACAGATTTCGACAAGCTGCCGGAAAACAACCGTATGTCCGTTTTCTATCCCGATCAGATCGACGTGGATGGGGCTCATATCGACCGGACCGGAACGCGATCCAGACGATCATTCTCAAAGAGTCTGTCATGGAAGGCTGGTTCGAAGCCAAAGCTTGAAGCGAAACTATGAGATCTGCGACAGTCGAGATCGTTAGATTTAACGATGAATGGGTTGAAGATTTCGCCGCATTGAACTAGAATGGATCGAAAAGTTTTCGCCGTCGAAAGCATGATCGCGACATTCTCGATAACCCGCGTGAGGCCGTGATCGCACCCGGCGGTCAGATATTCATGGCGATCGTATCTGGCCTCGCGGCGGGCACGGTTGCACTAATTCCCTCGGAAGACGGAGGTTCTGGAACTAACTAAAATGGCGGTTGCTACTGAGTTTCAGGGTATGGGAATCGCAAACCACCTTATGCAGAGGTCCATCAAGTACGCGAAGGCGTCCGGAACGCCACTAATTTTCTCGAATCGCACCATGCTCCATCCAACCAGCCTCGCTTTGTATCGCAAATTTGGCTTTGTGGAAGTTCCAACTGAGTTAAATTCGGAATATACGCCCAGCACCAGACATTCGCATGGAGCTTTCACTCGATCAACATCAATCCTAAAGCGTACGATATTGTGCATTTTGGCCTTTGCAAAATGCATTCATCGTTAACCATTATTCTCGTTTGTGGTCCGATAGCTCCAGTCGGTAGAGCAAGTGGCTTTTAACCACTGGGTCGCAGGTTCGAGTCCTGCTCCGGATCGCAAATATTGCACAGTTAAGGCGTCCAACACGGACGCCTTTTTCGTGTTATCTATTTTAGTATCTATTTGAACCAATCTTGACCTTTTTCTTAACAATTTTGGGACTTAGTCCTTTAGGGCGTTTAATTGAAATATATCAGCCTAGGATCCATCCCGCAAGTAGGACTACGCCCTGGACTACCCCCTGGCGTGTTGTATCATCCGTAATCCCAACCGCGCCCCAAGCGTCTTCCTGCTTAATTGCTATTACTTTGCTTTGAGAGGGCCAATTTGCTTCAATCTCTTCGTTAATGACTTCACGAAGCAAGGTGGCGAATTCGATTTTCGATATAACAACAAACTCACTTTCCATAATGCACCATAGGTGCTTTCTGCACTGCAAGATTTATTCCTCACTTTGAGGAGAAAATGGCGAGCTTTGAAGCAAAATTGACCCAGATTGGTACGCCTGGAAGACGGTTTGATTCAAAAAGAAGCCAACTAGCGAAAGCAGTTGTCCGAAGGCTCAATGGGTTTCTTTGGATTCCAACTACCTCAATTTCCGTAAGAGAACCTATTCGGAATGGTGAGCGTTCTGACATACTATCGAAAAATCGTCGAATATTAAGAGCTCCTTAGTAGCATGTCCCGTGGACATCGTTCATTTTCAGCCTAGCCGATCCCGGCGTCAGTTCTTCGGATATCTTGCTTCATACTTCAATCGGAGAACTAAGGGCGTAAATTCGAGTTATAATCAATTTTGGAACAAAACGTCGTCGCCCGACGACGTTGTTCCGCAAGAGGGCCGCGGTGTGGGAGACGCGGCCCTCACTATTTCTCACGTAGCTTGGTTCGTGAAAGACGTCGTGTCTTCGCTCAACCAAGGTCGTTACGAACGCTCAAGAACACCTGGGTATTGGCCTGTTGCCCTTCAACTAAGTTGTTAACCGTTCTAAGGCGTGCGAACTGATCGGAAGCGGGAAGATTGAAGTCGAACCGTCTGAGCTGATAGTTAGTCGATTGTGGTATTCGCCAATGCCCCATTCCCTGATCAAAACGGACTTCGATAATTCTCTCTGACGAGAGCCGAATGCGAAGCGGGCGGCCATGTTCGATGCTAGCGATATGATCCAAAACGCTCACCGACGTTTGTAAGCCAATCGATTGGAATACCAACTTAATGACATCCGTTCGGCTAAGAATATCCTGCCAGTCGTGCCAAAGTTGATTTGGGTAGTAGTTGCTGTTGCCAGCTTTCTTAAGAAGTGAAACAGTAGCGGAAGTCACTTCCCATCTAGAACCAACCAAGAGCTTGAGTCCCTTTACTATTTGTGCTAGCAGAGCCACCGACAGTGGATTAGCGAGATATCGATCACTGTACGAAATGCCTACAATCTTCTCGTTCGAACTATTTAGCAATTCGGCTGCCAGACTCTCTGTTGACATAACCATGTTCCAGAATCGATTGCCGAAGCCTTGGACTGGTCCGTCTATTTCAGCACCAATGTCGACGCAGCGATCTCCTGATTTGGAAGGCGGGAGCAATTCTTGCATCGAAAGTTTGTGGCTGGCGAGTTTGAGGTTTTCTCCGTCCTTCGCCTTAACCAATGAGTTTTCTGAGACGCCCCATCCTAAGTTAACTTCAATCCCCGACACATCACGGACCGCCCATTTTGCAATTTTCGCACCAACGGTTTCAGCGAGCAGGTATCCATCACCAGCTTTTGGAAAATCATCTATTGCAGTGACTTCGACATCGGGATGTGCCGACAAACTTGCCAACGGATAGATATTAGAAATATCCAGCATGTGCTTTGTGGGATCAGGGATGAAGATCTCAACCTTTAGGTTATGACCTGTTAACCTTAAAGCAAGAGTTCGAAGAGGAGAAGCCGCCACATCCCAGTTTGCGAGGTTGCCGCCTCCAAAAAGCCGGACAGTGTTGACGCCGCCGCTTACGACGGCACGCCAGATAGATTCACTGATTGAATGAGGTTCCATCTGGCTGTTAGATCCGAGGAACGCTAGATTTTCTGGCAAGCGAAAACCTGTAAGCCATCTCGGACTCAGGAATTCCAATGCCTTTTTCCTATCAAGCCTATCAGCTGCAAATCGCTGGTCGAAGTCTAGGACGCACCGGGGACATGAGCTGTCACAGTCAGCCGGACAATTCAGTTGATCGTACGCCTTG containing:
- a CDS encoding adenylosuccinate synthetase yields the protein MLSPTPTFSTLSKRSKVCVGYEIDGRRVDTFPAVSSELTKIKPIYETLSGWMSDTVGTTDFDKLPENNRMSVFYPDQIDVDGAHIDRTGTRSRRSFSKSLSWKAGSKPKLEAKL
- a CDS encoding GNAT family N-acetyltransferase, with product MAVATEFQGMGIANHLMQRSIKYAKASGTPLIFSNRTMLHPTSLALYRKFGFVEVPTELNSEYTPSTRHSHGAFTRSTSILKRTILCILAFAKCIHR